A stretch of DNA from Vibrio sp. ED004:
CATGCTGGTTCAAACGGTGCTTCTGTTTGTATTTGGCAGTACGAGCTTCTGGGTAATTGATTCCATCGCAAACTTCTCGATGTCTGTGACTGTGATGATCTTGTTCTCTTTTGCTCTGTTTCACTTCTACTTTAAGAGCAAGAGAAACAACGTATTCACACTGCTGCTGATTGGTATCGTGTGTGGCAGCGTATTCTCGAGTTTGTCTAACTTCTTGGCGATGTTGATTGATCCGAACGAGTTTGCGGTGCTGCAGAATGTGATGTTCGCAAGTTTCAATAACGTGAAAGGTGAACTGGTTTACCTCAGCCTTGCTCCGTTAGGTTTGAGCTTATTGGGATTATGGGTGTTGGCGCCTAAGCTCGATGTGCTTTGGCTTGGTGTCGATAACGCGACAAGCTTAGGCGTGAACACCAAGCGACTGACTCAGATTACCTTGGTGATTGTGTCGGTAATGGTGGCAGTTTCTACAGCCTTGGTTGGCCCAGTGCTTTTCTTTGGTTTAATCACCGTGAGTTTGGCTCGTCAGATATTCAGCTCTTATCAGCACCGCACTCTTATCATTGCTAGCAGCTTATTGGCAGTGGTGTTACTCGTTTCTGGCCAATGGTTCATCGAAAAAGTGATGTCGTTTGAAACCACAGTGAGTGTGATCATTAACTTGGTCGGCGGTTTGTATTTTATGTTCTTGTTGTTACGCACCAGAATTCAGTAAAGGTAGTAAGTAGTGATTAAATTAACAGGTTTAAGTAAGAAGTATGGCAAATCACTCGTGGTGGATGATGCCAGCGCTATGTTCCCGAAAGGGGAAGTGACTTCTATTATTGGCCCAAATGGTGCGGGCAAAAGTACGCTGCTTTCAATGGCGAGTCGCTTAACAGAGAGTGATGCCGGTGAAGTGATCATTGGCGATAAGTTACTGGCTGAGTGGGATACCAAAGAGCTGGCTAAGCACCTTGCGGTATTAAGACAGTCGAACAACATCAATATGCGATTTACGATTCGCGAATTGGTGTGTTTTGGTCGTTTCCCACATTCACAAGGTCGCTTAAAAGACGAAGATCATAAGATCGTTGATACTGCGTTAGAGCACCTTGGTATTACCGATATTCAAAACAAATACCTTGATGAGTTGAGTGGCGGTCAGCGTCAAATGGCGTTCATCGCCATGGTTGTGGCGCAAGATACAGACTATGTGTTCCTAGATGAGCCTCTGAACAACCTAGATATTAAGCACTCTGTAGAGATCATGCAGACGCTGCGTCGTTTAGCGCATGAGTTTAATAAAGCAGTAGTGATCGTTATTCACGACATCAACTTTGCTTCTTGTTACTCAGATAACATTGTCGCGATGAAGAAAGGCCAAGTGGTTAAATCGGGTAAGGTTTCGGAAGTGGTTGAAAAATCAGTGATGGAATCGATCTACGAGATCCCATTTGAGATTCGCGAGTTCGATGGTGTTCGAATCTGTATGTACTATTCAGGTCGTTAGACTTATTAGTATCTGACTATAAAAGTGAAAAGAGCTCCTACATCAGGAGCTCTTTTTGTTTCGAGTTATCGGATCTTTTGCTAACGCCTCTTCATAGTGAAAGCTCGATTAACCGAAGTCACCCGAAATATAACGTTGGGTTCGGTCGTGTTTCGGCGCTTTGAATATCTGTTCAGTTTCACCAAACTCGATTAACTCGCCAAGATACATGAAGCCAGTGTGGTCAGAGATACGCATCGCTTGTTGCATGTTGTGAGTCACGATAACGATGGTGTACTTTTCACGAAGCTCGGTAATGAGCTCCTCAATCGCCGCAGTCGCTATTGGGTCTAGTGCCGACGTCGGTTCATCCATTAGGATTACCTCAGGTTGCAGGGCGATGGTACGTGCGATACACAAACGTTGTTGCTGTCCGCCGGATAAACCCATCGCGTCGGCATTCATTTTGTCTTTCACTTCTTCCCATAAGTGTGCACGCTTGAGCGCCTTCTCTATTTGAGTATCGATTTCATCCTTATTGAAGCCACCTTTAAGTTTTAGTCCAAAGGCCATGTTCTCGTAGATAGACATTGGGAAAGGGGTAGGCTTTTGAAAAACCATTCCTACCTTTGATCGAAGTTCATTGAGGTCGATAGAACCTAGAATGCTTTCATCATCAAGTAGGATGTCGCCTTCTGCATACTGAGTGCGGTACAAATCGTAGATGCGATTCATGGTTCGCAATAGCGTTGATTTACCACAACCTGATGGACCGATTAGTGCCGTTACCTTGTTGTTGTAAATCGGCATGGTGATGTTCTTTAAAGACGCTGGTAGATTCTTGTTGTAGAAGAAGCTCAGGTCTTCAATTTGCATGCGACAAGTCATTGCTTGGTCATTCGCTGCCTCGGTAGACAGGGTATCAAGACCTTTTGAGAAAGAGTTGTCGTTTACTAATGAGTTAGTCATTGCAGTCATTATGCTTTTCTCGCTTTCAGGTATTTAGGCAAGCTTGTCGCTAGGATGTTGATAAATAGAATGAATGAGGTAATTAGAAGGGCACCAGCCCACGCTAATTCTTGCCACGATGAATAAGGGCTCATCGCAAATTGGTAAATCGTCACTGGCAAATTCGCCATGGGTGCGCCCATGTCTGTGGTCATGAAGCTGCTGTTTAACGCTGTGAAAAGCAGGGGAGCGGTCTCACCTGAGATTCGTGCGATAGACAATAAAATAGCCGTCACGATGCCCGGACCGGCAGCGCGGTAGCTGAGCTTAGTGATCACTCGCCATTTAGGGGCGCCCAAACCACTGCCTGCCTCTTTTAGCGCTGGTGGCACCAGTCGTAACATCTCTTCAGTTGAAGATATGATCACAGGCAAAGCCAGAATAGCTAATGCAATCGCGCCAGCCCATGCCGAGTAAGAGCCCATTGGAACCACGATAACTGCGTAGATAAACAAGCCAACCAGAATAGACGGTGCACTCACCAACATTCCGTTAAGAAAACGCAGTGTTTCTGCGGTTTTGTTCTCTTTCGGTGCTTCTGATAACCAAGTACCTGCAAGCACACCGAGTGGTGCCGCAATCGCGATGCCCATACCAGTTAGAATTAAGCTACCGTAAATCGCGTTCTTTAGGCCGCCTTCGCTGCCTGGAGCTGGGGTTAGCTCAGTGAAGAGGCTCCATTTCAGGCCTTTGATTCCTTCACCGATGAGGGGGTAAAGAATACTGGATAGCACAATAAGCCCCGTTGCAGTTGCAGCAATACAAAATGCGTAGAACAGGCCATTCTTAAACTTTCTCAGGTTCATGCTTTACCTCTTTTCAACAGGTAACGGGCAGCGCCCATAACAACGAAAGTGATCGCAAATAACACTAGCCCAAGTGCGATTAACGAAGAGATGTGAACTTCATTGGTCGCTTCATTAAATTGCTGAGCAATAGTCGACGAAATAGAGCTCGCAGGCATAAACAGTGAGGTCTCGATTCGGTTTGCACCACCGATAACAAATGCCACTGCCATGGTTTCACCAAGAGCACGTCCTAAACCTAGAATGCCTGCACTGGCTACGGCGCTTTTTACTTTAGGAAGTAACACTTTAGTGATCACTTCAAAGGGCGTAGCGCCAACACCGTAAGCCGCTTCTCGTAGAACATCGGGTATTGAGCGAAGTGCGTCACGGGTTAGTGCCGTCATGATAGGTAAGATCATGAACGATAAGATGATGCCAGCACTCAGTAGGCCGATGCCGATTGGCGGACCGCTAAACCAAGTACCAAGAATAGGGATGTCTGATAAGTTGGTTAGCGCCCACATCTTGAAGCCTTCAGAGAACCAAGGAACAAAAACAAACAAGCCCCACATGCCGTAGATGATGCTTGGAATTGCTGCTAGCAGTTCAATAGCCTTGCTAACAGGGCTGCTGATCCACTTGGGTGCTAATTCAGCTAAAAAGATTGCAGTGCCTAAGGCAACAGGAACCGCTATACATATTGCGATGAAGGAAGTAATTAGTGTGCCGTAAATCGCAGAAGCAGCGCCAAAGTTACTGTTAATAGGATCCCAGACATTGTTGAAAACAAAGCCAGGACCAAATTCAGAAAATGCTTTCCAACCGCCATCAATTAAAGAAATGATAATGCCAGTTAGTGCAATAAAAATAAGAATAGAGGAAGTGAAACTCAATTTTTCAAAAATTGAATCACCATCTAGTCTTTTAATAGTCATTATTTTATTCATAGGTAAGATAAATACCGCCAGCAGCTATTCATAAGATGCTCTTCTAAAGAAGCTATTTCAAAGAAGATGTATTCAATAAAAATCACAACTGGCGGTATTGGGTCTCAATTAAAAGTTGATATTAGTTTCAATGAACGAATTCATCGATTAATTAAGAATGGCTTTGCCATCGGTAGTTAGCTCTTGCGACCAAGTGTCATTCACCATTTTAGTCACGGCTTTAGGCATTGGAATGTAATCCAACTCTTCCGCCGCACCGGCGCCATTCTCATAACTCCAGTTGAAGAAGTTAATGATCTCTTGAGCTTTGGCAGCGTCTTTTTGATCTTTATGCATCAAGATAAAAGTTGCTGCCGTCATTGGCCAAGAATCAGCACCTGATTGGTTGTTCAGGAGTAGGTGGTAGCCAGGAGCGCTTGCCCAGTCACCATTTGCAGCCGCAGATTGGAACGTCTCCATCGTTGGTTGCAAGAATTTACCTTCTGCACTGTCCATTTGTGTATGAGTAAGGTCGTTTTGCTTCGCGAATGCATACTCTACGTAGCCGATCGCGCCACGAGTGCGGCTCACGAAGTTAGCAACACCAGCATTACCATTACCGCCGATGGTTGTTGCCTGACGCGGCCAAGTGATGTCTTTACCAACGCCTACTTGGTTTTTCCAATCTTCGTTTACCTGAGCAAGGTACTCAGTAAAGTTGAAAGTCGTGCCAGAACCATCTGAACGGTGGACAACGTAAATTGGTTGAGAAGGAAGGTTAAGATCACTGTTTAACGCAGCGATTTCTTCACTGTTCCAATTGTCAATTTTGCCAAGGTAAATATCCGCGAGGACTTCACCTGTTAGTTTCATTTCACCTGCTTCAATGCCAGGGATGTTTACAACCGGTACGATTGCGCCCATCACCATTGGGAACTGAATCATCTCTTCCTTGTTGAGTTCATCAATTGTTAGTGGTGCATCTGTTGCACCGAAATCAACGGTTTTAGCTGTGATTTGACGAATGCCACCGCCCGAACCAATCGCTTGGTAGTTGATTTGAATACCAGTTGCTTGTTGGTATTGCTCAGCCCACTTTGCGTAGATTGGATGAGGGAAGGTAGCACCTGCACCATTGATCGTCGTGTTCGCAGAAACGTTGAAAGTTGCCGCAACCAATAAAGACGACAATAGTGTAGATTTAATCAATTTCACGGTATATCTCCAGTTAATCTATTATTCGTTCGAATAATTTCGGTGTTTGAATAAAGGGGTTTTAGTGTTCAAGTAAAACATTTGTGATTATTCAAGCTCAGTAAAATATGACTAGACTTATTAAGTTGTCGAACTGGAGACTATTAATTGAATATTTCAGTTTTATTAAACCGAATTTCAAATGGAAATAAATAGAAAAGGTTTATCTGAATGCGTTTATTCTGATAAGAAAACTTCACAGAATTAAGCCGATTTTGATTTGACGAATGCAGCCATGTTCATCAAATAAGGGTTAACGTACGCCACGTATTCAAGGGGTGCTCCTTAACTATTCTGTTGCTCTAAGGTGAGTTGCATACAGGGTGAACAATTGAACCTAACTGTGAATTGTTCAAACATTGTCCGCCGAGTTTCTGACATGCATATGAGCTCACCGTTAGTTTGATGTCACTCGAAGATCTACTCTTCATTTTTAACAATCATTTGTCATTTTCATGTTGAGTGGTGCGAAAAGCCATCTACACTATGATTATAACTGTTTGATTTTTATACGAGGCATCAATGAGTCGTAAACCAATAGTGTTAGTAGTAGATGACACGCCAAGTAACTTGGATGTGTTAACTGCAATACTCAAAGATACCTACCAAGTAAAGGTAGCCATTAACGGTACCATTGGCATCAAGATAGCGAAGATGGTGCCACAGCCTGACCTAATCCTTCTCGATATCATGATGCCCGACATCGACGGCTACGAGGTATGCAGTCAGCTAAAAGCTCAGCCGAATACCGCGCATATACCGATTATATTTGTTACTGCCAAAATGGATCCTGAAGCCGAAGTGAAAGGGCTGTCTTTAGGTGCTGTTGATTATTTAACCAAACCTATTACCCCTGAAATCGCTCTTCAACGTGTGAAGACCCATATTGCGTTGTATGACCAACAACGCGCCTTGTTCAGCCAAGTCAAAGAGAAAACCCGAGAGATCAATCTTGGCAAGTTAGAGACTCTGAATATCTTGGGCAGGGCGGCTGAATTCAAAGACAATGAGACGGGCATGCACGTTATGCGTATGAGCCATTATTGCGAAATATTAGCCAAAGCCTTGGGCATGACAGACGAAGACGCAGAAACTTTGCGCGATGCTGCGCCGATGCACGATATTGGTAAGATTGGTATTCCTGATAGCGTGTTACTTAAGCCGGGCAAGTTGGATGCCGACGAATGGACGATTATGCAGAAACACGTTGAATTCGGTGTCGAGATACTTGGCAGGCAGAGTGATTCCAAATTAATGCAAATGGCCATTCAAGTCGCGCAATATCACCATGAAAAGTGGGACGGCAGTGGTTACCCAAATCAGATAGCAGGCGAAGATATTCCTTTAGTCGGTCGTATCGCAGCGGTTGCAGATGTATTTGATGCTCTCACCGCAGAAAGACCTTACAAAAAGGCGTGGAGTGTCGATGAGGCGTTGAGTTTGTTTGAAGATCAGAAAGGCAAACATTTTGACCCGAAAATCGTAGAACTGTTGTTTGAAAACTTACCTCAGATTTTAGCTATTAAAGAAAAATTCAAAGATGATTAATCTCTTCACTAGACGTTGTGCATTCGTGTTGGAGTTAAAAAACAGAGTCGTTTTATTTACGATGTGGTTATTGGCGGGGCTATGCTTCAACGGGAGTGTTAACGCCGCCGAAGTGACAGACGCGCAGTTAAATCGCTGGCTCGACAACAAACCCACGATCACTTTCATCGCACTGGCTAACCATTATCCTTACTCATTCATCGATGATGATGGAAGAGTGTCTGGCATCATCAAAGATTGGGCAATAGATCTTGAAGACAGATTCGGTGTCCATGCTCGCTTCATCAGCGTTAATTCACGTGTAGAAGCAAAAGCCGCACTACTCGATGGGCGAGGTGATGTGTTCCCTTTTCAACAGTTTGATCCAAGCGAAGGTGGCCGCTTTTTAGCAAGTGCCCCTTATGTTCCGTATCAAGTGGCTGTGATTGTGCCTATCGACAACGTCATCGATACTAACTTAGACCAAACCCACAAACGCCGCATAGCGATGGTTAATGAGAACATCGACTTACAGAAAGCAGGCGTTCAATTGAATTCTATTGAAAGAGTCGATTTTGATAACGTTATTGATGCGGTGCGCGCCCTAGGTGAAGGAGACGTCGACGGGATTGTTGGTGAACCCATTACGACCATGGATCTTGCGAAAAATATTGGTGTTCATGACTTAACGATCAATTACGTGCTTGAGCACTGGAAAAGACTTGAAGCATCAATGGTCGTTCGAACGGATGAGGAAGAGCTACTGACGCTACTCAACAAGCAGGTAGCGACCTTCGATATCGACAAAAAGAATAAGATTTTATCAAAGTGGTTAGACAGTTCGCCTTATCGAGTGCCGCTAAAGGGCGTATTTGGCTTTGGTAATCCTCCGTATATGTACCCAGACAGTACAGCAGTAGGCCTCGAACACGACATTATCCAACGTGCACTGAACGATATGGGCTATAAATTGGGTGACGTTGTCACTTTGCCTCCTAGTGCAGCCAGAAAAGCCATCGATAACAACAACTCAATATCGTTTGTTTCTGGTGTTCAGTTTGATGATCCTGAAGCGCACTTTTTAAGTGATAGCGTACTCGATGTCGAGTTCGTTCCTGTGTCGCTGGTGCGACGCAAGCTCAAACTTCAATCTCAGACAGATCTTTCAGTAGGCGCGCTTTTATTTGATGACACCTCACCAATAAAAAAATCCGTTGAAACGCTTAGAGACAAGTTAGATATCGATCGTGTTGAAGATTATGAGAGCCTTGAATCGGCGTTTTCACAATTACGCGCACAAAACGTCGATTTATTAATGGTTGAGAAACGAGTACTGAGGTGGTTTGTCACGAATACCCGTTTCATTGAGATGCGTGAAATCGAACTACATGAAGATTTTAAAGTCGACTATCCGATTTATGTTGATTTTAGAGTAGCTAAGCTAAGAGACAGCTTCAATGAAGCGATTAAGTATCTAAAGCAAACTGATGACGAGTTTCAGAAAATACTTGAAAATCAAGTTAAGAATGATCTTACAGCCGTGCTGAGAAAGGCCGACATTATCGCTCAAATATCGGCTTATTTTATTGTGAATGACCGCTTTGAAGAACTCCCTAGGATCTTCGATATATTCGATGCTGAACATACTTTTAGGGTGATTTCTGCACAAGCGGATAACAACAAAAGACCTATTGAATCTTGGTATTTAGGCGAAGAGCTAGATTCTTCATTAAGTAAAAAAAATACGTCCACATTCTCATCTGTCACTAAAGGTGCTGGCTATAAAACGCAAACAGGCAGTATTAATGCGGGCTTCATGACGTTTTATTTTGATGTAAATTCGGTTGAAAGGAATTATGTATATTTCCCTTCCATTGAACAATTTGAATCGTTTGGAGAAGGAGCACAGCGTTATATCGCCGGTGTCTATCAATCAAACAACTTGACTGGTGAGCTTCTAAATCTCAGCCAAAAAGAGCGTCAATGGATCAAGAACCATCCCGAACTAAAAGTAGGTATCGACCCCAATTCATTACCTTATGAAGCCTTGTCTAGTAAGGATGAATATATCGGGATGATTGATGACTACTTAACCTTGGTCGAGCAGAAAACAGGGTTGAGGATTCACCATGTTGATGTGGCGAATTGGTCAGAGACTCGAAGCTTGGTGGATCATCATGAAGTCGATGTCGTCTCTGCAGCTCAAGAGAATCGCTCGTTGGGGGATAATGTAAAACCCGTTAAGAGCTTCTTTTCAAGCCGTTTGGCTCTCGCATCAAGACGAGACGTGAGTAGCTTAGTGCTTGAGGAAGCGACGGGGTGGAAAATCGGTATTCTTAGGAATGCCGCCAACACTGATGCGATTGTCGATAAATATCCGAATGTTGACTGGGTGTTGGTCGACTCGACCGCAACAGGCCTTACCATGCTGGATGATAAGAGCTTGGATGGCATGATCGATACCGTCGATGTTCTCAACTATCTTATCGATTCATACGGACACCGAGAGGTGGGTATTATCGGGCGACTGGACTTTTTCCTTTCTCCGACCTTACATGTGACCAAGTCAGAACATTTGCTCTATTCAATTTTGGATAAGGCAATTACCAATATTTCCGCAGAAGAACATCAGAAGATCTCAGCAAAGTGGGCGGCACCTAAAGCGATAGAAAGGGTCGACTACCAATTGGTTTACACCATTTCGGTTTTCTCGCTGGTCATCCTTCTGCTTATTATTTTCTGGAACCGTAAATTAGCGAAGCAGATCAGTATTGCTAATGAAGCGACTGAAGCGCTCAAAAAGGCTCAGAATCAACTCTACAATATGCTCAATAGCTCTCCGATTGCCGCTGCGGTGGTATTTGAGGAGCAGGTTCGTTATGCCAACGACACAGCAAAGCGCTTGTTCGTCGTAGAAGGCGAAGAGCTTGATGATATTGATGTGGCAGCGATTCATGACTCGTTAACGGTACGTGAAGAGGTACACAAGGAGCTTAAACTCAACGGCAAGGTGGAAAACCGAGAGTTAGTGCTTAGAAAGTCAGATGGCACCCGCTTTGTGGCGCTCGTGAGTTACTACCTGTTTGAACTTGATGGCGAGATCGCCACACTGTTTTGGGCGTTCGATATCTCGGAAATGAAGTATCTCAACGAGCAGTTGGCCGAGGAGAAGGAGAGAGCGGATCTCGCAAGCCAAGCGAAATCGGAATTCTTGGCTAACATGAGCCATGAAATTAGAACGCCAATGAACGCGATTATCGGCCTGTCTTATCTGGCGATGGGAGAGATCGTTAACCCAGTAGCAAGAACCTATGTTGAAAAGGTTCACCGCTCAGGTCACTCACTGTTAAGCATCATCAATGACATTCTCGATTTTTCTAAGATTGAAGCAGGTCAGCTCTTTATCGACAATATCCCATTCAACTCTCTGACAACTTTCCACGATGTGATTGAGTTGATGGACTCGAAGGCAGCAGAGAAACAACTAAGCTTGTCGATATCGATAGACCCCGAGTTAGACACACCCCTTCGAGGCGATCCACTCAGGCTGTTCCAAGTTGTGCTCAATCTTATTGGCAATGCGATTAAGTTTACGGCAAAAGGCAGCGTGGCGTTAACTGTGTCTCATGTCAGATCAAACGAAGACAGTTTGACCATGAAGGTGAGTGTGACAGACACCGGTATTGGTATCTCAGATGAGAACCTACACAAGCTGTTTGAAGCGTTTAGCCAAGCGGATACCACTACAACACGTCGATTTGGCGGTACTGGGTTAGGGCTTAACATCAGCCAGAAATTGGTTCACGCGATGGGAAGCAAAATAACGGTTGAGAGTGTGCTAGGACAAGGCAGTGAGTTCTCTTTCGAGCTGACATTACCTAGAGCGACTCATGAAGAGTTAACGCAGTTTAAAGCCCAAGAGCTGCAGTTGGATTATCAGATAGAGTTCAAAGGGCAAAAGGTACTTCTGGTTGAAGACAATGAACTCAACCAAGACCTTGCTTTGGCTTTCTTCAGTAATTCTAAGTTAGATGCTGACCTTGCACAGAACGGTCGAGAAGGGTTAGAGATGGCTCGTAACAATGATTACGAGATGATCTTTATGGATCTTCAAATGCCGATTATGGATGGCTTTGAAGCGACAAGTTTGATTCGCGAGTTTAATAAAGAAGTGCCTATTATTGCAATGTCGGCCAACGTGTTTGCTGATGCCAAACAAAGAGCAAGGGAGGCGGGTGTCACGGACTTCTTGGATAAGCCGATCATTATTGATAAAGCGACCTCTTTGATTTCTAAATACATTGTTCCTGAGTTACTGGTTGAAGGGAAATTAGCAGCCAATGCAGCTGCTAAATCACAGCAGACAGATAATTCGAACCAAAGCCAAGAGGTTGAGTTAGGCTCTAGTAGCGCAAGTTCGCCTATTTTTTCTAAGCTTCGGTTTGAACAGCTCACCAATCATGACGTTGAATTACAGGACAGGGTGCTGAATAGGTTCTGCCAAGGTGCGCCTGAGATTATGGCAGAAACGTTCGATAACCTAACGCAACTTGAATGGGTGACGTTAGAACGAAATCTGCATACGCTGAAAAGCATGGCGGCTTCGATTGGGGGATTGCGATTGGCCGAACTACTCAGCGATTTAGAACACAAGGCTCATAACAAGACGTGTGGTGAAGAGGATCTTAAACAAGGTGAGCTTGGGTTAATCGAACTGATTAAAGCGGTTGAGAGTAACTTTGATGTGTCTGGTGCTTCAGGATCTAATGCTACAGGGACTGAAGAAGCTGATGCGAGTATAGCTGATACATCTGACTCACTAAGCATCACTCAAGAACAGCGGGCTCAGTTGTTATCTCTGCTGGATGCTTATGATAACGATGCAACTCAATACGTGACTGAGTTACTGGTGCAGTATCCACATTCTGCGGTTCTCAAAGATGTTCGAAGTGTGTTAGATAATTACGACTTTGAACGAGCCAAAGACAGGCTCGGCGCTTCTGAGTAGCTGTCTTTTATAAATATCACTTCAACATTAAAGCCTTTAGCTCGTACAGCGAAATAACGAGTTAGCTAAAGGCTTTAAATCTATCTATACCGAGCTAACCACTCACGTTCTGTTTGATTAGTTCAACAACCGTATCGTATCGGTGCGGAAGTTTTCGGTTTCGTTTTTGAACCAAATACAGCGTTTCTTCAACTTCTACCTTTGGTGGCACAACGTGTAGCTTGTCTCTTTCAGGGAAGTGTTCAACCGCGCCAGCTGGTAATACAGTAAAGCCTAACCCTTTTGATACTGGCAACAAGATCTGGTGAAGCTGATTGACGTAGCCAGATCTTGGTATTTCATTAACGTTAATGTTCGCTAAGTCTTTATCTCCGCAAAGGTCGAAATACAAAGACAGATAGTGTGCAGAATCTGGGTGAGCGATCAGGCCAATCTCGTGCAGAACTTGTGGGGTAATTTCTAGATCAGCAAGGCTGTGATGGACAATAAGACACAAGGCTTCTTTGCCTATCACTTGGCTTTGGTAGTAACTGTCGTTCGGGGAATGCCTAACAATGCCGATATCGGTTGTGCCTTCAATTAGGTCATTCAATATCTTTTTGTTTGGAGCGGCTTCTAAGTTAATGCAGAGTTCTTGGTGTTGCTGTTGAAGTGCGAGAAGCTTGGGATACAGACGTAAAGAGAGTGAACCAGAGCAAGATAAGTGACATTGTCCAGCATAAGGGTTGTCAAAACTCAGAGACTCAAAAAGATCTTCTTGGTCTTTCTCAAGCTTGAGCGCATAGCGATACATAATCCGACCTTGTTCGGTCAGCTCGAAGCTCTTATTTTCTCGAGAGAGTAGGTCACAGTTACAAGCTTGTTCAAGCTTCTTGATGTGTTG
This window harbors:
- a CDS encoding iron chelate uptake ABC transporter family permease subunit; amino-acid sequence: MRDSVKIAILAIASLGMTAVFVGQGLTWDNYEFFLSLRLPKLLSIVLAAVAISASSLVFQTITNNRILTPSILGFDSLYMLVQTVLLFVFGSTSFWVIDSIANFSMSVTVMILFSFALFHFYFKSKRNNVFTLLLIGIVCGSVFSSLSNFLAMLIDPNEFAVLQNVMFASFNNVKGELVYLSLAPLGLSLLGLWVLAPKLDVLWLGVDNATSLGVNTKRLTQITLVIVSVMVAVSTALVGPVLFFGLITVSLARQIFSSYQHRTLIIASSLLAVVLLVSGQWFIEKVMSFETTVSVIINLVGGLYFMFLLLRTRIQ
- the pstA gene encoding phosphate ABC transporter permease PstA, encoding MNLRKFKNGLFYAFCIAATATGLIVLSSILYPLIGEGIKGLKWSLFTELTPAPGSEGGLKNAIYGSLILTGMGIAIAAPLGVLAGTWLSEAPKENKTAETLRFLNGMLVSAPSILVGLFIYAVIVVPMGSYSAWAGAIALAILALPVIISSTEEMLRLVPPALKEAGSGLGAPKWRVITKLSYRAAGPGIVTAILLSIARISGETAPLLFTALNSSFMTTDMGAPMANLPVTIYQFAMSPYSSWQELAWAGALLITSFILFINILATSLPKYLKARKA
- a CDS encoding ATP-binding cassette domain-containing protein, with translation MIKLTGLSKKYGKSLVVDDASAMFPKGEVTSIIGPNGAGKSTLLSMASRLTESDAGEVIIGDKLLAEWDTKELAKHLAVLRQSNNINMRFTIRELVCFGRFPHSQGRLKDEDHKIVDTALEHLGITDIQNKYLDELSGGQRQMAFIAMVVAQDTDYVFLDEPLNNLDIKHSVEIMQTLRRLAHEFNKAVVIVIHDINFASCYSDNIVAMKKGQVVKSGKVSEVVEKSVMESIYEIPFEIREFDGVRICMYYSGR
- the pstB gene encoding phosphate ABC transporter ATP-binding protein PstB, producing the protein MTCRMQIEDLSFFYNKNLPASLKNITMPIYNNKVTALIGPSGCGKSTLLRTMNRIYDLYRTQYAEGDILLDDESILGSIDLNELRSKVGMVFQKPTPFPMSIYENMAFGLKLKGGFNKDEIDTQIEKALKRAHLWEEVKDKMNADAMGLSGGQQQRLCIARTIALQPEVILMDEPTSALDPIATAAIEELITELREKYTIVIVTHNMQQAMRISDHTGFMYLGELIEFGETEQIFKAPKHDRTQRYISGDFG
- a CDS encoding two-component system response regulator, with protein sequence MSRKPIVLVVDDTPSNLDVLTAILKDTYQVKVAINGTIGIKIAKMVPQPDLILLDIMMPDIDGYEVCSQLKAQPNTAHIPIIFVTAKMDPEAEVKGLSLGAVDYLTKPITPEIALQRVKTHIALYDQQRALFSQVKEKTREINLGKLETLNILGRAAEFKDNETGMHVMRMSHYCEILAKALGMTDEDAETLRDAAPMHDIGKIGIPDSVLLKPGKLDADEWTIMQKHVEFGVEILGRQSDSKLMQMAIQVAQYHHEKWDGSGYPNQIAGEDIPLVGRIAAVADVFDALTAERPYKKAWSVDEALSLFEDQKGKHFDPKIVELLFENLPQILAIKEKFKDD
- the pstC gene encoding phosphate ABC transporter permease subunit PstC, coding for MTIKRLDGDSIFEKLSFTSSILIFIALTGIIISLIDGGWKAFSEFGPGFVFNNVWDPINSNFGAASAIYGTLITSFIAICIAVPVALGTAIFLAELAPKWISSPVSKAIELLAAIPSIIYGMWGLFVFVPWFSEGFKMWALTNLSDIPILGTWFSGPPIGIGLLSAGIILSFMILPIMTALTRDALRSIPDVLREAAYGVGATPFEVITKVLLPKVKSAVASAGILGLGRALGETMAVAFVIGGANRIETSLFMPASSISSTIAQQFNEATNEVHISSLIALGLVLFAITFVVMGAARYLLKRGKA
- the pstS gene encoding phosphate ABC transporter substrate-binding protein PstS, whose amino-acid sequence is MKLIKSTLLSSLLVAATFNVSANTTINGAGATFPHPIYAKWAEQYQQATGIQINYQAIGSGGGIRQITAKTVDFGATDAPLTIDELNKEEMIQFPMVMGAIVPVVNIPGIEAGEMKLTGEVLADIYLGKIDNWNSEEIAALNSDLNLPSQPIYVVHRSDGSGTTFNFTEYLAQVNEDWKNQVGVGKDITWPRQATTIGGNGNAGVANFVSRTRGAIGYVEYAFAKQNDLTHTQMDSAEGKFLQPTMETFQSAAANGDWASAPGYHLLLNNQSGADSWPMTAATFILMHKDQKDAAKAQEIINFFNWSYENGAGAAEELDYIPMPKAVTKMVNDTWSQELTTDGKAILN